A window of Conger conger chromosome 13, fConCon1.1, whole genome shotgun sequence contains these coding sequences:
- the her13 gene encoding hairy-related 13 produces MAPSSRPSKNGSITDEEEYYGIKGDRKTRKPLVEKKRRARINESLQELRTLLADSDFQSKMENAEVLELTVKRVEHVLRNRSQETDTMNREASERFAAGYIQCMHEVHTFVSNCPGIDATVAAELLNHLLECMPLNEDHFQDVLVDLLSDTSSNSTWPSGDGICAALASPGGRSTSSVSSAYSPAPSTTSSEDLCSDLDETDSEHNHSSPPDATDNPEVQNMPMTTYSKSMWRPW; encoded by the exons ATGGCCCCGTCGTCTCGACCTAGCAAAAATGGATCTATCACAGATGAAGAGGAATACTACGGTATTAAAGGAGACCGAAAG ACAAGAAAACCATTGGTGGAGAAAAAGAGACGAGCCCGTATCAATGAAAGTTTACAAGAGCTCCGGACGCTTCTTGCCGATTCAGAC TTCCAGTCAAAGATGGAGAACGCTGAAGTGCTTGAATTGACCGTGAAACGAGTTGAACATGTTCTCCGAAACCGATCTCAAG AAACGGACACCATGAACCGAGAGGCGAGCGAGAGGTTTGCGGCCGGCTACATTCAGTGCATGCATGAGGTGCACACGTTCGTGTCCAACTGCCCGGGTATTGATGCGACGGTGGCCGCAGAACTTCTCAACCACCTCCTGGAATGCATGCCGCTGAACGAAGATCACTTCCAAGACGTGCTTGTGGATTTACTGTCGGACACTTCCAGCAATAGCACTTGGCCGAGCGGAGACGGGATTTGCGCCGCGCTGGCTTCACCTGGGGGCAGGAGTACGTCGAGTGTCTCCTCCGCCTACTCTCCGGCCCCCTCGACTACTTCCTCCGAGGACCTCTGCTCTGATCTGGACGAGACGGACAGTGAGCACAACCACAGTTCTCCTCCCGACGCCACGGATAACCCAGAGGTCCAGAACATGCCCATGACCACCTATTCCAAGTCCATGTGGCGACCATGGTAG
- the LOC133108211 gene encoding period circadian protein homolog 2-like: MPQLHRRSGFGAELGLASEGSDSSQDPGASPRGDRALALHEDAEMLGSGSSGSGTESHGNDSHGDGSLGNGSLGNESLASSNDNGKDSALLESSGSNKSSDSHSPSLPSSNPFSLLSSEQDNPSTSGCSSEQSAKAKTQKELLKTLKELKLHLPAEKRSKNKSGTLNTLKYALRCVTQVKANEEYYQMLMNKDSQPPGLDVSSYTIQEIDGITSEYTFKNTDTFAVAVSLTTGKIVYISDQAASILGCKRDVFKNAKFVEFLAPQDVSVFYSFTTLYRLPSWRMCTGAESSPSECMQEKSFFCRISGGWERRGVLQFLPFRMTPYLMKVQDAEVAEDQFCCLLLAERVHSGYEAPRIPTDKRIFTTTHTPNCVFQDVDERAVPLLGYLPQDLIGTPMLLHLHPSDRPIMLAVHKKILQYMGQQFDHSSIRFCARNGEFVTIDTSWSSFINPWSRKVSFVIGRHKVRMGPVNEDVFAAPAFTGGKIMDSDILEITEQIHKLLLQPVHSIGSSGYGSLGSNGSHEQLMSAPSSSESNSNGNSNANDEARTAKPRTFQEICKGVHMLKNQNQQVCMPPAARPEPRKASDTGLQQRSQALRLREAGREDEGSVEDRSTAQEKLDYSYQQISCLDSVIRYLESCNIPVTVKRKCQSSSNTASSNSDEDKQKEGENGMQKSQGISTSPLLSESLSDLPSMKAQKKAAVVGGSLAALTLPSKAESVVSVTSQCSYSSTIVHVGDKKPQPESEMIEDAAESLAPAGPPLSVVAPPSQEKEAYKKLGLTKQVLAAHTQKEEQAFLSRCRQQRDAQAFQADCSLYLGQHRRLPAAHALPAARGPRPDPTGRRGGRNKKAKKARVKNHESSDSTASHRTPPQRPPLQGLNQTSWSPSDTSQSTFPIPYPAVLPAYPLPVYPGSGPPRGADAQAGPPAPYSAPLVAPMVAFVLPNYVFPQLGGAPRQPFYPEPASFAPPTAFPAPPSYPAPPLFAPPALPLYAAPAPAFPGPLGETREGPSRCSTPLSGVARDPASPPLFESRCSSPLQLNLLQLEEAPRPAERQDGTAPPAGAPGNCPGEKGAAAGSAKPGQELQQLGSLGEGLHSDAHSSSSELLDLLLQEDSHSGTGSATSGSLGSTSHGCSTSASGVGQSHAPLCHTTLPYHSASHPSGSCQTSNTSKYFGSIDSSENNHKAKAHAEATVEESERLEFVLQEPVWLLMADADESVMMTYQLPSRDVQEVLKEDRERLRHMQKSQPHFSEDQKKELCEVHPWMRRGGLPKVLDLKECVCCKDDPSAVLKEDLAEMELGALGDPGEDRSLQKESKELLSGDGGPSLAPVL, translated from the exons ATGCCCCAGCTGCACCGGCGGAGCGGGTTCGGGGCGGAGCTGGGCCTGGCCTCCGAGGGCAGCGACAGCAGCCAGGACCCGGGGGCGTCTCCGCGGGGCGACCGCGCCCTGGCGCTGCACGAGGACGCCGAGATGCTGGGCAGCGGGTCCAGCGGGAGCGGCACCGAGTCGCACGGCAACGACTCCCACGGCGACGGGTCGCTCGGCAACGGGTCGCTCGGCAACGAGTCGCTCGCCAGCTCCAACGACAACGGCAAGGACTCCGCCCTGCTGGAGTCCTCCGGGAGCAACAAGAG CTCAGACTCCCacagcccctccctccccagctcCAACCCCTTCAGCCTCCTGAGCTCCGAGCAGGACAACCCCTCCACCAGCGGCTGCAG CAGTGAGCAGTCGGCCAAGGCCAAGACCCAGAAGGAGCTGCTGAAGACGCTGAAGGAGCTGAAGCTGCACCTGCCGGCGGAGAAGAGGAGCAAGAACAAGTCCGGcacgctgaacacgctgaaGTACGCCCTGCGCTGCGTCACGCAGGTCAAAG CCAATGAAGAGTACTACCAGATGCTGATGAACAAGGACAGCCAGCCGCCAGGGCTTGACGTCTCCTCCTACACCATCCAGGAGATCGACGGCATCACCTCCGAGTACACCTTCAAGAACACG GACACCTTTGCGGTGGCCGTGTCCCTGACCACGGGGAAGATCGTCTACATCTCGGACCAGGCCGCCTCCATCCTCGGCTGCAAACGCGACGTCTTCAAGAACGCAAAGTTCGTAGAGTTCCTGGCGCCACAAGACGTCAGCGTCTTCTACAGCTTCACCACCCTCTACCGCCTGCCCTCCTGGAGAATGTGCACGGGAGCTG AGTCCTCTCCATCCGAATGCATGCAAGAGAAATCATTCTTTTGTCGCATCAG CGGGGGGTGGGAGCGCCGGGGCGTCCTGCAGTTCCTCCCGTTCCGCATGACGCCGTACCTGATGAAGGTGCAGGACGCGGAGGTCGCCGAGGACCAGTTCTGCTGCCTGCTGCTGGCCGAGAGGGTGCACTCTGGATACGAAG CTCCCAGAATCCCCACAGACAAGCGCATCTTCACCACCACGCACACGCCCAACTGCGTGTTCCAGGATGTGGATGAGAG GGCTGTTCCTCTGCTGGGGTACCTGCCCCAGGACCTGATCGGCACGCCCATGTTGCTGCACTTGCATCCCAGCGACCGGCCCATCATGCTGGCCGTCCACAAGAAGA TCCTGCAGTACATGGGCCAGCAGTTTGACCACTCCTCCATCCGCTTCTGCGCCCGCAACGGCGAGTTCGTCACCATCGACACCAGCTGGTCCAGCTTCATCAACCCCTGGAGCCGCAAGGTCTCCTTCGTCATCGGCCGACACAAAGTCCGCAT GGGCCCTGTGAATGAGGACGTGTTTGCAGCCCCTGCGTTCACCGGGGGAAAGATCATGGACTCTGACATCCTGGAGATCACAGAGCAGATCCACAAGCTCCTGCTGCAG CCGGTCCACAGTATCGGGTCCAGTGGTTATGGCAGCCTGGGCAGCAATGGGTCTCACGAGCAGCTGATGAGCGCCCCTTCGTCCAGCGAAAGCAACAGCAACGGGAACAGCAACGCCAACGACGAGGCACGCACGGCCAAGCCG AGAACATTCCAGGAGATCTGTAAAGGCGTCCACATGCTGAAGAACCAGAACCAGCAGGTCTGCATGCCCCCTGCGGCCCGGCCAGAGCCCAGGAAGGCCTCGGACA cagggctGCAGCAGAGGAGCCAGGCGTTGCGGCTCAGAGAGGCTGGGCGGGAGGACGAGGGCAGTGTGGAGGACAGGAGCACGGCGCAGGAGAAGCTGGACTACTCCTACCAGCAGATCAGCTGCCTGGACAGCGTCATCAG GTACCTGGAGAGCTGCAACATCCCCGTCACCGTGAAGAGGAAGTGTCAGTCGTCCTCCAACACCGCCTCCTCCAACTCTGACGAGGACAAGCAGAAAGAGGGCGAGAACGGCATGCAGAAGTCACAAGGTATTTCcacaa GCCCCCTCCTCTCAGAGAGCCTCTCTGACCTGCCCTCCATGAAGGCCCAGAAGAAGGCCGCTGTGGTTGGCGGCTCCCTGGCGGCCCTCACGCTGCCCAGCAAGGCGGAGAGCGTGGTGTCCGTCACCAGCCAGTGCAGCTACAGCAGCACCATCGTCCACGTGGGGGACAAGAAGCCCCAGCCTGAGTCAG AGATGATCGAGGACGCAGCAGAGAGCCTGGCTCCCGCTGGTCCGCCCCTGAGCGTCGTGGCCCCGCCCAGCCAGGAGAAGGAGGCCTATAAGAAGCTGGGTCTGACCAAGCAGGTGCTGGCCGCCCACACGCAGAAGGAGGAGCAGGCCTTCCTCAGCCGCTGCCGGCAGCAGAGAGACGCGCAGGCCTTCCAGGCCGACTGCTCCCTGTACCTGGGCCAACACCGCCGCCTACCTGCTGCTCACG CTCTGCCGGCCGCGCGGGGGCCCAGACCGGATCCCACGGGCAGGAGGGGCGGCCGCAACAAGAAGGCCAAGAAGGCGCGCGTGAAGAACCACGAGTCCTCGGACAGCACCGCCTCGCACCGCACCCCGCCCCAGCGACCGCCCCTGCAGGGCCTCAACCAGACGTCCTGGTCCCCCTCCGACACCTCCCAGTCCACCTTCCCCATCCCGTACCCGGCGGTCCTGCCCGCCTACCCGCTGCCCGTGTACCCGGGCTCCGGGCCCCCCCGGGGGGCCGACGCGCAGGCGGGGCCGCCGGCGCCCTACTCCGCCCCGCTGGTCGCGCCCATGGTGGCCTTCGTCCTGCCCAACTACGTGTTCCCCCAGCTGGGGGGCGCCCCGCGGCAGCCCTTCTACCCCGAGCCGGCCTCCTTCGCCCCGCCGACCGCCTTCCCCGCCCCGCCCTCgtaccccgccccgcccctgtTCGCCCCCCCGGCCCTGCCTCTCTACGCGGCCCCGGCCCCCGCGTTCCCCGGGCCCCTGGGCGAGACGCGGGAGGGCCCCTCGCGCTGCTCCACGCCGCTGTCGGGCGTGGCCCGGGACCCGGCCTCGCCCCCGCTCTTCGAGTCCCGCTGCAGCTCCCCCCTGCAGCTCAACCTGCTGCAGCTGGAGGAGGCGCCCCGCCCCGCCGAGAGGCAGGACGGCACGGCGCCCCCCGCTGGAGCCCCCGGGAACTGCCCCGGAGAGAAGGGCGCCGCCGCCGGCTCCGCCAAACCCGGCCAAGAGCTCCAGCAG CTGGGCTCCCTGGGCGAGGGTCTGCACAGCGACGCTCACTCCTCCTCCAGTGAGCTGCTGGACCTCCTGCTGCAGGAGGACTCCCACTCCGGGACCGGGTCCGCCACCTCCGGCTCCCTGGGCTCCACCTCCCACGGCTGCAGCACCTCCGCCAGCGGCGTGGGTCAGTCCCATGCGCCGCTCTGCCATACCACCCTACCATACCACTCTG CCTCTCACCCCTCAGGGAGCTGCCAAACCAGCAACACCAGCAAGTACTTCGGCAGCATCGACTCTTCGGAGAACAACCACAAGGCCAAGGCGCACGCGGAGGCCACGGTGGAGGAGAGCGAGCGCTTGGAGTTCGTGCTGCAGGAGCCCGTCTGGCTGCTGATGGCCGACGCAGACGAGTCTGTGATGATGACCTACCAGCTGCCCTCACG GGACGTGCAGGAGGTGCTGAAGGAGGATCGGGAGAGGCTGAGGCACATGCAGAAGAGCCAGCCGCACTTCAGCGAGGACCAGAAGAAGGAGCTGTGCGAGGTGCACCCCTGGATGAGGAGGGGGGGCCTCCCCAAAGTCCTCGACCTCAAG GAGTGCGTGTGTTGCAAGGACGACCCCTCGGCTGTGCTGAAGGAGGACCTGGCGGAGATGGAGCTGGGGGCCCTGGGGGACCCGGGCGAGGACCGCTCCCTCCAGAAAGAAAGCAAGGAGCTCCTGTCGGGGGACGGGGGTCCCAGCCTGGCCCCCGTCCTGTAG